CCATTTACACTCTCCACAACGGCATTACACAGATATTCATTGTTCAGCCTTCACGCTCCAACTGAATAAGCATTAATCTGATCCTTTGATCGACAACCACTAAGAAATTCTATGCTATGTAAACTTCCATGTTAAAAAGCAAAGTCTTCGGCTTAGGTTTGAGCTAGAATCAACCACATGTATACCCAAGAGGCTACTTCAAGCATATGGATATCGCGCCTCTCAATATTATACATGCAGATATACTCTGTTGGCAGGCATTCATCAGTGCCCCTAGCACTGCAGGTTAACCACATTCCCCTTTCATTCCACCGTCCAGCAACAGACAGTCATCTACCACTGATCAGGATCGGCATCCGCAAAGGTCGTCCCAATCGCAATCTGATCATACCAAACCTGGCGTGTTCCCTGAGTCCCCTTCATACCACCATTATCATGCCAACCATTCGCATAGATCCCGACCCTGAACTGAAACGCCGTATCGCCATCGTCAATCGTAGTATCAATATCATATTCCTCAAGCACCTTCACCCCATCAAACCACAACCCGTAAGAACCAGTACCATCAGCCCTCCACTCAGAATGAATAACAACCTTGTGCCACTCCCCCGCAGATACAGTAGCCAAATTACTATAGATAGTCTCCTTCGGCGCACAGACCTTACCCGTCCTCTGATGGAGATACAACTGATCACCATACAGATAAACCATGTTAGAGGGAATCCAGTGAAACTGCTCACAACCCCTGTCAGGAAACTCGCCCATAAACTGGGCGATG
This window of the Aspergillus flavus chromosome 8, complete sequence genome carries:
- a CDS encoding polysaccharide lyase-domain-containing protein — encoded protein: MKEIQNSPTPQPRTETRHPSSTLFKMRLQLIAATLLLSTTAQATQSFTNTGTTSGWSWKNIEHNGTVEQVTDIVYKGSTALKMTQIYDQKYTDRYRNNDDADDDLVKPGRYHSEVIKNDVYKLGDEGYYGFMFRLQDTWQFSPVQSYNIAQFMGEFPDRGCEQFHWIPSNMVYLYGDQLYLHQRTGKVCAPKETIYSNLATVSAGEWHKVVIHSEWRADGTGSYGLWFDGVKVLEEYDIDTTIDDGDTAFQFRVGIYANGWHDNGGMKGTQGTRQVWYDQIAIGTTFADADPDQW